A single Montipora foliosa isolate CH-2021 chromosome 7, ASM3666993v2, whole genome shotgun sequence DNA region contains:
- the LOC138010304 gene encoding protein SPMIP1-like — MVRELNMDTQRQNFWKESINKEALVRLSWHARYSKEFVRDVAAMTSRKPRTEGLKINALESLKEEMEAKEKKEQQSRKKVEETAKKNPESLLVEMRPVSRDTKELLYDGFSALGGGRYAYLQKRNQKDPEIKYEYPITSSWEIGWKLQDCVKQQKSPSFGRTRVIRDTFYRPGGILYVDK; from the coding sequence ATGGTTCGGGAgttaaatatggatacacagcgGCAAAACTTCTGGAAAGAATCAATAAACAAAGAGGCCTTAGTTCGTTTATCGTGGCATGCAAGATACTCCAAGGAGTTTGTCCGCGATGTGGCAGCTATGACAAGCAGAAAACCGCGCACAGAAGGGCTAAAAATCAACGCTTTGGAGTCGCTTAAGGAAGAAATGGAAgctaaggaaaaaaaagaacaacaaagtCGAAAGAAAGTCGAAGAAACAGCTAAGAAAAACCCAGAATCGCTCCTTGTTGAAATGCGACCCGTTTCGAGAGATACAAAGGAACTCCTTTATGACGGCTTCAGCGCCCTCGGTGGCGGTCGCTATGCTTATTTgcagaaaagaaatcagaaagaTCCGGAAATAAAATACGAATACCCGATAACCAGTTCCTGGGAAATCGGATGGAAGCTCCAGGATTGTGTAAAGCAACAGAAATCACCGTCATTTGGACGAACACGGGTCATTCGAGATACCTTCTACCGTCCTGGAGGAATCCTTTATGTTGACAAATGA